A section of the Triticum dicoccoides isolate Atlit2015 ecotype Zavitan chromosome 7A, WEW_v2.0, whole genome shotgun sequence genome encodes:
- the LOC119334233 gene encoding uncharacterized protein LOC119334233 isoform X1, which translates to MANEQLVQQQQQGQGDEDDDSKLYEFKEQLLLLSTLVATVTYVAGLNLPGGSWEQDDPGGHMAGDSILMATHYRRYLAFYYCNATALAASLVVSLILVILPKNSTPWTVVLQMVMVLDLLGLMGAYGAGSCRDAFTTIYAVAAFSFSVLVIISVFLSFLAKANRDDAISSDAIPITTNGDDNKVHPKSLCNLMKIGIVKLFEKGGKNRGEKEMVDVLMLLATFAVTITYVAGLSPPGGFWTSTQDGHHLSDPVLQARDRYRVFFICNTTSFAVSLLIIVLLLEKKLLGKTKLRLVVLCGLIVVALLGLMGAYAAGSCREATKTVLVLTVPVCVCLLLVLVFIWGSLADRLDSVLTRFKELVKIPSGTCTGTNVDLHEQNTRDLVMLLATLVVTITYQAGLDPPGGLWPDDRDGHKIGHPVLQTTHPTRYRVFFYSNSAAFVTSLVVIMMLQSKFLLNRHTLEATLVLDLFGLITAYGAGSTRDVNQSIYIVALAGIILVYVIVHITIRDHDPEPVGDHAVKHLDDKRKVLLLVAILAATLTYQAGLTPPGGFWLAHDRELGHRAGFPILLDNYTRRYNTFFYCNAASFMASVTLILLLVNPKLYRPGIRCRALYVCMLVGMFGLMGAYAAGSSRNLKTSIYVLTLVCAVLVFIASLLAIFWLVPYLKSREGRVFCFVRFGKSQKGTDGQVEAGHSSSKSHEGTNGQVEAGHSSSKSHEGTDGQVEAGPSTNKSHEGTDGKVEAGHSSENKKKEKLQYLMLLGILAASMTYQTGLKPPGGLWQDSNDGHYAGNPILRDINKERYNAFFYSNSASFMASIVVVVMLLPLTLLPEKYTIKSSEEDTKLSKKDTKSPNEDTKLLDKVRKLPKEDTKLPNEDPKLAQEDPKSSNKDLKSPNEDMKPPDGDLQSPEKDTWPLWPMHTAILLDMMGLLVAYAAGSTRKWETSRNVMVLIVPVLAYIGLYAALSVFCHRKKKTEKSAVQPQNHCKMCGRNCRCVNL; encoded by the exons ATGGCCAACGAGCAGttagtgcagcagcagcagcagggccaGGGCGATGAAGACGACGACTCAAAGCTGTATGAGTTCAAGGAGCAGCTCCTGCTGCTATCGACTTTGGTGGCTACGGTGACATACGTCGCCGGGCTCAACCTGCCCGGGGGATCCTGGGAGCAGGATGACCCGGGAGGGCACATGGCCGGGGATTCGATCCTAATGGCTACCCACTACCGCCGGTACCTTGCCTTCTACTACTGCAACGCCACAGCACTCGCCGCGTCGCTCGTGGTCTCCCTCATCCTTGTCATCCTGCCGAAGAATAGCACACCCTGGACCGTGGTGCTGCAGATGGTCATGGTGCTTGACCTACTAGGCCTCATGGGCGCCTACGGTGCTGGGAGCTGCCGGGATGCATTTACAACCATCTACGCGGTGGCCGCCTTCTCCTTTTCGGTATTGGTCATCAtctctgtttttctttcctttttggccAAGGCCAATAGGGATGATGCTATCAGCTCCGACGCCATACCAATCACCACCAATGGTGATGATAATAAGGTCCACCCCAAGTCCCTCTGTAACCTCATGAAGATCGGCATAGTGAAGTTATTCGAAAAGGGGGGTAAGAACCGGGGTGAGAAGGAGATGGTCGATGTGTTGATGTTACTAGCAACCTTTGCAGTCACAATCACATACGTTGCCGGGCTGAGCCCACCTGGTGGGTTCTGGACCAGTACTCAGGACGGCCATCATTTGAGCGACCCGGTGTTACAAGCCCGTGACCGGTACCGTGTCTTCTTCATTTGCAACACCACTTCATTCGCCGTGTCCCTGCTCATCATTGTGTTGCTCCTGGAGAAGAAGCTGCTTGGGAAGACGAAGTTGAGGCTTGTGGTGCTCTGCGGGTTGATCGTCGTCGCCCTGTTGGGCCTCATGGGGGCCTATGCTGCTGGGAGCTGCAGAGAGGCTACCAAAACTGTCTTGGTCCTTACTGTTCCTGTCTGCGTATGCCTCCTGCTGGTGCTTGTTTTCATTTGGGGATCACTGGCGGACCGGCTTGATTCTGTCTTAACACGGTTCAAGGAACTGGTCAAGATTCCTTCAG GTACATGTACAGGCACAAATGTTGACCTACATGAACAGAATACTCGCGATCTTGTTATGCTCCTTGCTACTCTTGTGGTGACCATCACTTACCAAGCAGGACTAGATCCACCTGGCGGCCTTTGGCCTGATGACCGAGATGGTCATAAGATCGGTCATCCGGTGCTACAAACGACACATCCTACTAGGTACAGAGTGTTCTTCTATAGCAACTCGGCAGCTTTCGTCACATCCTTGGTCGTCATCATGATGCTCCAGAGCAAGTTTCTCCTCAACCGGCACACACTAGAAGCAACCCTAGTGCTGGACCTATTTGGCCTCATCACTGCCTATGGTGCGGGCAGCACTAGGGATGTAAACCAATCCATATACATCGTCGCCTTGGCGGGAATCATCCTAGTCTACGTCATCGTCCATATCACCATTAGAGATCATGACCCTGAGCCAGTGGGTGATCATGCAGTAAAGCATCTCGATGACAAGCGCAAGGTACTGTTGCTGGTCGCTATCTTGGCCGCCACCCTCACATACCAAGCTGGCCTCACCCCACCAGGTGGCTTCTGGTTAGCACATGACCGAGAGCTCGGTCACCGTGCGGGTTTCCCAATCCTCCTTGACAATTACACTCGCCGTTACAACACATTCTTCTACTGCAATGCAGCAAGCTTCATGGCGTCTGTAACCCTCATCCTTCTTCTTGTCAATCCGAAGCTATACAGGCCAGGCATACGCTGCCGTGCGCTCTATGTGTGCATGCTGGTGGGCATGTTTGGCCTCATGGGTGCCTACGCTGCTGGAAGCTCCCGGAATCTCAAGACCTCCATCTATGTATTGACCTTGGTTTGTGCAGTGCTAGTCTTCATAGCCTCTCTGCTAGCCATTTTCTGGTTGGTGCCTTATCTCAAATCCCGAGAAGGTAGAGTTTTCTGCTTCGTCCGTTTTGGCAAATCTCAAAAAGGTACAGATGGGCAAGTTGAAGCAGGTCATAGCAGCAGCAAATCCCATGAAGGTACAAACGGGCAAGTTGAAGCAGGTCATAGCAGCAGCAAATCCCATGAAGGTACAGATGGGCAAGTTGAAGCAGGTCCTAGCACCAACAAATCCCATGAAGGTACAGATGGGAAAGTTGAAGCAGGTCATAGCAGcgaaaacaaaaagaaagaaaaacttcaaTACTTGATGCTGCTAGGGATCCTGGCCGCAAGTATGACATACCAGACTGGCCTCAAACCACCGGGTGGCCTATGGCAGGACAGCAATGATGGGCACTATGCTGGCAACCCCATTCTCCGTGACATCAACAAGGAACGGTACAATGCTTTCTTCTACAGCAACTCCGCTTCCTTCATGGCCTCAATTGTGGTTGTCGTCATGCTCCTTCCACTGACGTTGTTGCCCGAGAAATACACAATCAAGTCATCCGAGGAAGACACAAAGCTGTCCAAGAAAGACACAAAGTCACCCAACGAAGACACCAAGTTGCTCGACAAAGTCAGGAAGTTGCCCAAGGAAGACACGAAATTGCCCAACGAAGACCCAAAGTTGGCCCAGGAAGACCCGAAGTCGTCCAACAAAGACCTGAAGTCACCCAATGAAGACATGAAGCCACCCGATGGAGACCTGCAGTCGCCCGAAAAAGACACATGGCCACTCTGGCCGATGCATACAGCCATCTTGCTGGACATGATGGGCCTCCTGGTGGCGTACGCAGCAGGCAGTACTAGGAAATGGGAAACATCCAGAAACGTCATGGTCCTCATCGTCCCTGTGTTGGCCTACAttgggctctacgcagcgctgtcaGTCTTCTGCCATAGAAAGAAAAAGACCGAAAAATCTGCGGTGCAGCCGCAGAATCATTGCAAGATGTGCGGGAGGAACTGCAGGTGTGTAAATTTGTAA
- the LOC119334233 gene encoding uncharacterized protein LOC119334233 isoform X2 codes for MHLQPSTRWPPSPFRSDAIPITTNGDDNKVHPKSLCNLMKIGIVKLFEKGGKNRGEKEMVDVLMLLATFAVTITYVAGLSPPGGFWTSTQDGHHLSDPVLQARDRYRVFFICNTTSFAVSLLIIVLLLEKKLLGKTKLRLVVLCGLIVVALLGLMGAYAAGSCREATKTVLVLTVPVCVCLLLVLVFIWGSLADRLDSVLTRFKELVKIPSGTCTGTNVDLHEQNTRDLVMLLATLVVTITYQAGLDPPGGLWPDDRDGHKIGHPVLQTTHPTRYRVFFYSNSAAFVTSLVVIMMLQSKFLLNRHTLEATLVLDLFGLITAYGAGSTRDVNQSIYIVALAGIILVYVIVHITIRDHDPEPVGDHAVKHLDDKRKVLLLVAILAATLTYQAGLTPPGGFWLAHDRELGHRAGFPILLDNYTRRYNTFFYCNAASFMASVTLILLLVNPKLYRPGIRCRALYVCMLVGMFGLMGAYAAGSSRNLKTSIYVLTLVCAVLVFIASLLAIFWLVPYLKSREGRVFCFVRFGKSQKGTDGQVEAGHSSSKSHEGTNGQVEAGHSSSKSHEGTDGQVEAGPSTNKSHEGTDGKVEAGHSSENKKKEKLQYLMLLGILAASMTYQTGLKPPGGLWQDSNDGHYAGNPILRDINKERYNAFFYSNSASFMASIVVVVMLLPLTLLPEKYTIKSSEEDTKLSKKDTKSPNEDTKLLDKVRKLPKEDTKLPNEDPKLAQEDPKSSNKDLKSPNEDMKPPDGDLQSPEKDTWPLWPMHTAILLDMMGLLVAYAAGSTRKWETSRNVMVLIVPVLAYIGLYAALSVFCHRKKKTEKSAVQPQNHCKMCGRNCRCVNL; via the exons ATGCATTTACAACCATCTACGCGGTGGCCGCCTTCTCCTTTTCG CTCCGACGCCATACCAATCACCACCAATGGTGATGATAATAAGGTCCACCCCAAGTCCCTCTGTAACCTCATGAAGATCGGCATAGTGAAGTTATTCGAAAAGGGGGGTAAGAACCGGGGTGAGAAGGAGATGGTCGATGTGTTGATGTTACTAGCAACCTTTGCAGTCACAATCACATACGTTGCCGGGCTGAGCCCACCTGGTGGGTTCTGGACCAGTACTCAGGACGGCCATCATTTGAGCGACCCGGTGTTACAAGCCCGTGACCGGTACCGTGTCTTCTTCATTTGCAACACCACTTCATTCGCCGTGTCCCTGCTCATCATTGTGTTGCTCCTGGAGAAGAAGCTGCTTGGGAAGACGAAGTTGAGGCTTGTGGTGCTCTGCGGGTTGATCGTCGTCGCCCTGTTGGGCCTCATGGGGGCCTATGCTGCTGGGAGCTGCAGAGAGGCTACCAAAACTGTCTTGGTCCTTACTGTTCCTGTCTGCGTATGCCTCCTGCTGGTGCTTGTTTTCATTTGGGGATCACTGGCGGACCGGCTTGATTCTGTCTTAACACGGTTCAAGGAACTGGTCAAGATTCCTTCAG GTACATGTACAGGCACAAATGTTGACCTACATGAACAGAATACTCGCGATCTTGTTATGCTCCTTGCTACTCTTGTGGTGACCATCACTTACCAAGCAGGACTAGATCCACCTGGCGGCCTTTGGCCTGATGACCGAGATGGTCATAAGATCGGTCATCCGGTGCTACAAACGACACATCCTACTAGGTACAGAGTGTTCTTCTATAGCAACTCGGCAGCTTTCGTCACATCCTTGGTCGTCATCATGATGCTCCAGAGCAAGTTTCTCCTCAACCGGCACACACTAGAAGCAACCCTAGTGCTGGACCTATTTGGCCTCATCACTGCCTATGGTGCGGGCAGCACTAGGGATGTAAACCAATCCATATACATCGTCGCCTTGGCGGGAATCATCCTAGTCTACGTCATCGTCCATATCACCATTAGAGATCATGACCCTGAGCCAGTGGGTGATCATGCAGTAAAGCATCTCGATGACAAGCGCAAGGTACTGTTGCTGGTCGCTATCTTGGCCGCCACCCTCACATACCAAGCTGGCCTCACCCCACCAGGTGGCTTCTGGTTAGCACATGACCGAGAGCTCGGTCACCGTGCGGGTTTCCCAATCCTCCTTGACAATTACACTCGCCGTTACAACACATTCTTCTACTGCAATGCAGCAAGCTTCATGGCGTCTGTAACCCTCATCCTTCTTCTTGTCAATCCGAAGCTATACAGGCCAGGCATACGCTGCCGTGCGCTCTATGTGTGCATGCTGGTGGGCATGTTTGGCCTCATGGGTGCCTACGCTGCTGGAAGCTCCCGGAATCTCAAGACCTCCATCTATGTATTGACCTTGGTTTGTGCAGTGCTAGTCTTCATAGCCTCTCTGCTAGCCATTTTCTGGTTGGTGCCTTATCTCAAATCCCGAGAAGGTAGAGTTTTCTGCTTCGTCCGTTTTGGCAAATCTCAAAAAGGTACAGATGGGCAAGTTGAAGCAGGTCATAGCAGCAGCAAATCCCATGAAGGTACAAACGGGCAAGTTGAAGCAGGTCATAGCAGCAGCAAATCCCATGAAGGTACAGATGGGCAAGTTGAAGCAGGTCCTAGCACCAACAAATCCCATGAAGGTACAGATGGGAAAGTTGAAGCAGGTCATAGCAGcgaaaacaaaaagaaagaaaaacttcaaTACTTGATGCTGCTAGGGATCCTGGCCGCAAGTATGACATACCAGACTGGCCTCAAACCACCGGGTGGCCTATGGCAGGACAGCAATGATGGGCACTATGCTGGCAACCCCATTCTCCGTGACATCAACAAGGAACGGTACAATGCTTTCTTCTACAGCAACTCCGCTTCCTTCATGGCCTCAATTGTGGTTGTCGTCATGCTCCTTCCACTGACGTTGTTGCCCGAGAAATACACAATCAAGTCATCCGAGGAAGACACAAAGCTGTCCAAGAAAGACACAAAGTCACCCAACGAAGACACCAAGTTGCTCGACAAAGTCAGGAAGTTGCCCAAGGAAGACACGAAATTGCCCAACGAAGACCCAAAGTTGGCCCAGGAAGACCCGAAGTCGTCCAACAAAGACCTGAAGTCACCCAATGAAGACATGAAGCCACCCGATGGAGACCTGCAGTCGCCCGAAAAAGACACATGGCCACTCTGGCCGATGCATACAGCCATCTTGCTGGACATGATGGGCCTCCTGGTGGCGTACGCAGCAGGCAGTACTAGGAAATGGGAAACATCCAGAAACGTCATGGTCCTCATCGTCCCTGTGTTGGCCTACAttgggctctacgcagcgctgtcaGTCTTCTGCCATAGAAAGAAAAAGACCGAAAAATCTGCGGTGCAGCCGCAGAATCATTGCAAGATGTGCGGGAGGAACTGCAGGTGTGTAAATTTGTAA